The Candidatus Koribacter versatilis Ellin345 genome has a segment encoding these proteins:
- the rnc gene encoding ribonuclease III, which yields MTKSRDIAALEKALDHKFEEQELLVRALTHSSYAREQRDHIHDNSVPNDNEQLEFIGDSVLAFVTSQELVKKFPHFQEGELSKLRAYLVSARHLIQTARNLDLGKFLRLGRGEERSGGRSKSAILVDALEAVIAAIYLDGGLRVAQKFILREIVRPELKRMETEHGSALPVTDYKSALQEQAHAAGRKRIVYAVVKEEGPEHRKTFTVEARILSDGNEAPEFVARAEGPTKKRAEQAAARQALHYIESLAEARAPRSE from the coding sequence ATGACCAAATCGCGAGACATCGCCGCCCTGGAGAAAGCGCTCGATCATAAATTCGAGGAACAGGAACTTCTCGTTCGAGCGCTCACTCATAGCTCCTACGCCCGCGAGCAACGCGACCACATCCACGACAACTCCGTTCCTAACGATAACGAGCAGCTCGAGTTCATCGGCGACTCCGTCCTCGCCTTCGTCACCAGCCAGGAACTGGTCAAGAAGTTCCCCCACTTTCAGGAAGGCGAACTCTCCAAGCTGCGCGCGTACCTTGTCAGCGCACGCCATCTCATCCAGACCGCCCGCAATCTCGATCTCGGCAAATTTCTTCGTCTCGGCCGTGGCGAAGAGCGCAGCGGAGGCCGCAGCAAGAGCGCCATTCTCGTGGACGCCCTCGAAGCCGTAATCGCCGCCATCTATCTCGACGGCGGCCTGCGTGTGGCACAAAAGTTCATCCTGCGCGAGATCGTGCGCCCCGAACTCAAGCGCATGGAAACTGAGCACGGGAGCGCGCTGCCGGTCACCGATTACAAATCGGCTCTTCAGGAACAAGCGCACGCTGCCGGACGTAAACGTATTGTGTACGCTGTGGTGAAAGAAGAGGGCCCGGAGCACCGGAAGACCTTCACCGTCGAGGCGCGCATTCTGAGCGACGGCAACGAGGCCCCCGAATTCGTGGCACGCGCCGAGGGCCCCACCAAGAAGCGCGCGGAGCAGGCTGCGGCGCGTCAGGCGCTGCACTACATAGAATCGCTCGCAGAAGCGAGGGCCCCTCGATCCGAATGA
- the lepB gene encoding signal peptidase I translates to MSPKTIEKVQETKTEKPAKKKETTAEFISSMAAVLVTGLFIITFCMQAFEIPSGSMENTLLIGDHLFVDRGLLAPKTKWMPLIPYQQVHRRDIIVFVSPAQPGLYLVKRVIGVPGDHIHLKDDVVYINGQAQEEKYKYLDPHPRGGYVPYATNFPSISPEESSVPLNPEWQLMLSSHLENGDLIVPPDSYFAMGDNRENSWDGRFWGFVPKENLIGRPMFIYWSFITPEDQYTKQGMGDRLGFIVHIVIHFFDETRWSRMFRLVH, encoded by the coding sequence ATGAGCCCGAAAACCATCGAAAAAGTACAGGAAACGAAGACCGAGAAGCCCGCGAAGAAGAAAGAGACCACGGCGGAATTCATCTCTTCCATGGCCGCGGTGCTCGTCACCGGCCTCTTCATCATCACCTTCTGCATGCAGGCCTTCGAAATCCCCTCGGGCTCGATGGAGAATACTCTGCTCATCGGGGACCACCTCTTCGTGGACCGCGGGTTACTCGCGCCCAAGACCAAGTGGATGCCGCTGATTCCTTATCAGCAGGTGCACCGCCGCGACATCATCGTGTTCGTCTCGCCCGCGCAGCCCGGACTTTATCTCGTGAAGCGAGTCATCGGCGTTCCCGGCGACCACATTCATCTGAAAGATGACGTCGTTTACATAAATGGGCAGGCCCAGGAAGAGAAATACAAGTACCTCGACCCACACCCGCGGGGCGGTTACGTCCCCTATGCAACGAACTTCCCGTCGATCTCGCCGGAAGAGTCCAGCGTGCCACTCAATCCGGAATGGCAATTGATGTTGAGCTCGCATCTCGAGAACGGTGACCTCATCGTTCCTCCCGACAGCTACTTCGCGATGGGCGACAACCGCGAGAACAGTTGGGATGGCCGCTTCTGGGGCTTCGTCCCGAAGGAAAATCTCATTGGCCGCCCGATGTTCATCTATTGGTCGTTCATCACGCCGGAAGACCAGTACACCAAGCAGGGCATGGGCGACCGCCTCGGCTTCATCGTCCACATTGTGATTCACTTCTTCGATGAAACGCGCTGGTCCCGCATGTTCAGGCTGGTGCACTGA
- the lepB gene encoding signal peptidase I, which produces MSDPQEPMQEQAVITPEVAEPTPEPSLPPPPKRKGPVDSGTLSTLQSLLGTIAIAVFVITFIVQAFTIPSESMEKTLLIGDYLLVDKAHFAEGPAHWFMPYKKIQRQEIIVFRYPVHPSMYFVKRVIGLPGDHVRLIDKKVFVNGIALNEPYVVYSRPFDAFRDDFPNGPRYSFEIDAHWASEMHTLVEDHQLIVPDGYYFVMGDNRDDSSDSRYWGFVPRENIVGRPLLIYFSADHRDTPPPTGTMGDKLWNLALRLRQLPGDIRWKRVVRLVR; this is translated from the coding sequence ATGAGCGACCCCCAGGAGCCAATGCAGGAACAGGCCGTCATTACGCCCGAAGTTGCGGAGCCAACGCCCGAGCCGTCGCTCCCTCCGCCACCCAAGCGTAAGGGCCCTGTGGACTCAGGCACACTCAGCACCCTGCAGTCGCTTCTCGGCACCATCGCGATCGCGGTCTTCGTCATCACCTTCATCGTCCAGGCGTTCACCATCCCGTCTGAGTCAATGGAAAAGACTCTGCTAATCGGCGACTACCTACTGGTGGACAAGGCCCACTTCGCTGAAGGCCCGGCGCACTGGTTCATGCCGTACAAGAAAATCCAGCGCCAGGAGATCATCGTCTTTCGCTACCCGGTGCACCCTTCGATGTACTTCGTGAAGCGAGTCATCGGCCTGCCCGGCGATCACGTGCGGCTCATCGACAAAAAAGTTTTCGTCAATGGCATCGCTCTGAACGAGCCCTACGTTGTCTATAGCCGCCCCTTCGACGCCTTTCGCGACGACTTCCCCAATGGTCCGCGCTATTCGTTTGAGATTGACGCCCATTGGGCATCCGAGATGCACACCTTGGTCGAAGACCACCAGCTCATCGTGCCCGACGGCTACTACTTCGTGATGGGTGACAACCGCGACGACAGCTCCGACAGCCGTTATTGGGGTTTCGTCCCCCGCGAGAACATCGTAGGACGACCGCTGCTCATCTACTTCAGTGCCGACCACCGCGACACGCCGCCGCCCACCGGCACCATGGGTGATAAACTTTGGAATCTGGCACTACGTTTGCGGCAACTCCCTGGAGATATCCGCTGGAAGCGTGTAGTGCGCCTCGTAAGATAG
- a CDS encoding tetratricopeptide repeat protein: MKRAFLLLSLIATATFAVSQSPAAGQTQPSKPSQAGSTVQSGAAAQGTQATPGAQTTPATQAEPAPHSKGAPQARTQEEFKAYQDVIAKTDPQQMEAATDDFAQKFPNSELRTVIYNQLLNVYRNGGATDKAIAVGRKSLAIDPTDPVPNVMVAMSIAQSTRDTDLDKDDRLNEAVKDAQRAIDNIDTGMAIPPNTPPEKVAAAKASLLEMANETLGQVNLNRKDFAGAEAAFRKAIDANKAEPDGVLYLRLAIALDNQKKYQEALQATDTAIKYSQPGSDAMNWANQEKSRLQKLAGTAPASSAAPTAQ; the protein is encoded by the coding sequence ATGAAGCGCGCATTCCTTCTACTCTCACTTATCGCAACCGCGACGTTCGCGGTTTCGCAGTCCCCAGCTGCGGGCCAGACCCAACCGTCCAAGCCGTCGCAGGCCGGATCGACCGTTCAGTCCGGGGCCGCTGCCCAAGGCACGCAGGCCACCCCGGGTGCGCAGACTACTCCGGCCACGCAAGCCGAGCCTGCGCCGCACAGCAAGGGCGCGCCGCAAGCCAGGACCCAGGAAGAATTCAAGGCCTACCAGGACGTGATCGCCAAGACCGATCCGCAACAGATGGAAGCGGCCACGGACGACTTCGCGCAGAAGTTTCCTAACAGCGAGCTGCGCACTGTTATCTACAACCAGTTGTTGAATGTCTATCGCAACGGTGGGGCGACTGACAAAGCGATCGCCGTCGGACGCAAGTCGCTCGCAATTGATCCGACCGATCCGGTTCCCAACGTGATGGTAGCGATGTCCATCGCGCAGAGCACGCGTGACACCGATCTCGACAAAGACGATCGCCTCAATGAAGCTGTTAAAGACGCGCAGCGCGCCATCGACAACATTGATACCGGCATGGCGATTCCGCCGAACACACCGCCCGAAAAAGTCGCGGCCGCGAAGGCCAGCCTGCTCGAGATGGCAAACGAAACCCTCGGCCAGGTGAACCTGAACCGTAAAGATTTCGCCGGCGCCGAAGCTGCTTTCCGCAAAGCTATTGACGCCAACAAGGCTGAGCCCGATGGCGTCCTTTATTTGCGCCTCGCCATCGCCCTCGACAATCAGAAGAAGTACCAAGAAGCGCTGCAGGCGACGGATACAGCCATCAAGTACAGCCAGCCGGGCAGCGATGCCATGAACTGGGCAAACCAGGAAAAGTCGCGACTTCAGAAGCTCGCTGGTACCGCTCCCGCAAGCTCTGCCGCTCCGACCGCGCAATAA